TGTgcataacctctctgtgcctgtgttCTCATCTTTATAAGGAAAGTCATAGTCATAGTCATCGCTGCCTCACAGATTTGTGAGGAATAAAGAAGTCACTCCGTGAATAACTTTCATAGCTGTGACTTGGACAttgcaagtattttttaatggttaTACATTCCAGTCTGGGAAGCCTCTAATGGATGGAACAACCGTAAGTAACTAATTTCTGCATGAGAACTGCTGGTACATAGAGAATAGTGTATTTCAGCTGATGTGACAAATGTTGCCCAATCTTCATATTCCCATGCAGTATCCTCCTGCTCGGAAGACAAATATCAATAACTGAGAACCAACAGGATGTTCACCAGGGATTTGGCCATAGGAATGATATTCTTATCACAGACTGTATTTGGAATCCTGGGGAACTTCTCTCTGCTTTATCATtatctcttcctttatttcaCTGGGTGCAGGTTGAGGACCTCAGATTTCATTGTAGAGCACCTGATTGTAGGCAACATTTTGGTCATTGTCTCCGGAGGAATCCCCTCTATAATACTGTCTTTTGGGTGGATATATGTCCTCAATGATGGGGAATGCAAATTCACTTACTATATTCACAGAGTGGGCAGGGGAGTGTCCATTGGCAGCACCTGCCTGTTGAGCGTCTTCCAGGCCATCACCATCAGTCCCAGGAACTCCAAGTGGGCAGAGCTTAAAGGGAAAGCTCCCAAGTACATTGGCCCTGCTATTTTGCTATGCTGGACCCTGCAGATActaataaatatcattttcccTCTCTATGTAAATGGAAAATTGAGCAACAAAAACATTACCAACACACAAGGTTTGGGATACTGTTCTTCTATTCGTCAGAATCATACCACAAACTTTCTGTTTGCAGCACTGCTGTCCTTCCCAGATATGTTCTGTTTGGGGCTCATGCTCTGCGGTAGCAGCTCCATGATTTTGGTCTTGTACAGGCACAAGGATCGGATGCGACACATTCACAGGACCCATATCTGCCCTAGATCTTCCCCTGAGTCCAGAGCTACTAAAACCATCCTTCTCTTGGTGAGCACCTTTGTCTGTTTTTACTCCCTCTCCTGcatctttcaaatttatttggtTCTTGTTAATAATTCCAGCTGGTTTCTGGTGAACACTGCTGGGATAGTTGCTGCATGTTTTCCAGTCATCAGCCCCTTTCTGCTCTTGAGCCGTGACTCCAGTGCATTCACACTGTGCTTTGCCTGGATAGAGAATACAAAAGCCCCCAATCATACAGGGAACACATGAATTATAAAATTCTGCAAAATATTAAATTGTCACTTCATTTGTCTCTCACAGAATCGCATGTATCAGTTGTATAAAATGCAAGTGGTGGTTTACACAAACATGTACACAATGCACAGAGGCACATTTGTACACTATcgtgtgcatgtatatacatgtatgtagaTATGCATGTGTATTATGCATATCAATCAGATTATAGTTGTTATTCATCAAGGTATAACACTATGAAATTATACATAGGACAtgtacaatttaaatttaaaatagtactaactggccaggcacagtggctcacactacaatcccagccctttgaaaggctgaggagggtggatcacctggggtcaggagtttgagaccagcctggccaacatggtgaaaccccatctctactaaaaatacaaaaattagctgcacatggtggtggacacctataatctcagctactcaggagactgaggcaggagaggtgctTGAAcagataggcagaggttgcagtgagctgagagcacaccactgcactccaacctgggcaacagagtgagactctatctcaaataaataaaataacataacataacataaaataaactaattGCAATGATCACAAACCGTATGCCATAATGTACATTTTATCTGATATTCATCTTGGCATTGTAGTTGATAACCTTGTTAagatatgtgtattttatttgtatttatatacttttatttttatgactgtaCTATATCTCTTGAAAAAATATCCAAGTGAAGATAATCAAGCAATATTTCAGTTTGATAGAAGGTAATTAATCTCTTGTTTAATATAATAATGGACATACTTGGAGAGCATTTACCAAAATATTGTTTGGTCTTCCTGACACCTGTtctattttcttaactttctatgtcaattttttttttttttttttttgagacagagcttcactcttgttacccaggctggagtgcaatggtgagatctcggctcaccgcaacctctacctcctgggttcaggcaattctcttgcctcagcctcctgagtagctgggattacaggcactcgccaccatgcccagctaatgttttgtatttttagtagagacggggtttcaccatgttgaccaggatggtctcgatctcttgacttcatgatccacccgccttggcctcccaaaatgctgggattacaggcttgagtcaccgtgcctggcctctatgtcattttttaaatatttatttaattcattttaaagatactGGATTTTAACCCGGTTCTTTGAGTGCTATATATTTAGTTATGTCTACCTTTCTACCTAGATGTTACATCGTACTTCTGAAAATAAGCATAATTTAGAGTTGTTTAATACATTTACTTTCTATATAGACAATACAAACACTTTCATATGACTCTATTTGCTTCTTACAATTCACCACTTAACTGCTGatatgaatttttataaatgtatgtgCAGGTCATGAATCCACTCTTCAACAAACTTCACAAACTAAGCACATCTCCCTATGCAGATCTTATATTAAAGCCTGGGGGGTGCCTCCTCATACCCATATCAGTTACTGTTTCCACAAGTGaccactatttctttttttttgagacagagtcttgctctgttgcccaggctggagtgcaatggtgcgatctcagctcactttaacctctgcctcctaagttcaagcaattctcctgttacagcctcctgagtagctgggattacaggtatgcactaccaggtctggcaaatttttgtatttttagtagagatggggtttcaccatgttggccaggctggtcttgaactcctgacccctaATGAtcctgccgccttggcctcccaaagcgctgggattacaagggtgagccaccggTCCTGGCTGAGTGACCACTATTGCTACATCAAACAATATAGTTCAGTTCCACCTactaatatttatgtaaataaaatgattcagcatgaattcttttgtatatttgtcttttaagaatttatggccaggcacggtggctcacacctgtaaccccagcactttgggaggctgaggcgggtggatcacgaggtcaagagatcgagaccatcctggtcaacatggtgaaaccccgtctctactaaaaatacaaaacattagctgggcatggttgcgtgtgcctgtaatcccagctactcaagaggctgaggcaggagaattgcctgaacccaggagctggaggttgcagtgagctgagatcgcgccattgcactccagcctgggtaacaagagcgaaactctgcctcaaaaaaaaaaaaaaagaatttatgtatttgtaaattttgtaCATTGTTGGTAATAGTATTTGTGTGCTGAATCAAACAAATAATTCAATCTTTACTTTTAATGTGAATATGAGCGGTTTTAAGCTTAAGGCTATCATGAAATGTACCTGTGTGAAAGCTCTACATCATGTTTTGGTGATATATACATGGATTTCTGTTGGGTATATATGAAACAGTGGACTTGTTGGGTCACAGTTTTCTATCTACTTAGCTTTAGGAGGTATTGTCAAGCAATATTCCAAAATGTTTGCACAAATATTATAGCCAGAAGATGCTTCtaattttaatatcatatttGTTATGTTACTCTTCAGGGTTAATATTTTCTGTCtgttaaaaagtattttcctaTCATAACAAAGATGTTcttgtgttgttgttttataaaaaatcattttgtgccTTTACAATTTACATCAGCAATTCATTCAGAACGTATTTGTCACGAGTGCGGGTATGACTGAAGTGTTTTATATCAAGGGAATAAATCTCAATTGATTCTGAAAATGTTATGtttggctttcattttatttgttatttgtcatCACTTCACGGAGGTTAAACTTGCTTTTCTTTGGAACTGACTCTTCTGTCAAGGTTCCTGGTCATTTTGTCTCATTTTGTCTTCCATAGTCTTTAAAACTCCACTACACCATACAATCATGGTTCATCTTCATGTCAAAATCTTCAATGAGAAGGAAGAATGGGAAGGTGGTAGAATACAAAGACCAGGAATTCTTCTTCCCATTTAGGCAACAATTAAACTGACAGAATCTGTCTGATGTAAGTATTTTGCAACTTCAAAGTATTTTGAAGGCTTTTATCTGTCACTGAAAAGCAAGCTTGGGTAGTAAATTACAGCTACTTTCAAAGATACCAATCTTGCCATTCCCAGACACATGGCAGGCAGGGACACATGTGTTCCTGCCACAGCTTGCAGGCATCTTGGAGAAGCCTGCATATGAAATAAGAACTCTAATCTCCAAATATTCAGGACTTGTGTTTGATTTGTTCATTAATGATTGTGGTCACAGTGATGCCAACATAGAGGCAGGCAGCCATTGTTGCACCCACCTACCACCGTTGAAAACTTCTCCCACTCTCCGATGATTTAAATGGCCAACATCTTTTATTCTTAGTTCTATTTCCatccttcatttttctcattcaaCCTTttggaatacacacatttaagATCTAGGGTATTCAAAAGACATTGCATATATGGGGTAATTTAGGAAATCACCCTGCATGCTAAGGGAAAGTAAATCAAGGTTTCTGGAACCCTTATTCTGCAAAATTCATGTTATCTTGGCATTGCTGTTTCTTGCCTGGAGCATCTTATTTTGTTTAACAGCAAACAAATGTGTCCTCTACTCTAGAAGCTGACCCTTTGTCTATCTTCCACATGGTCTCCAGGTGTTGAGGAAAGGGAAGGATGACTAGTGGAGCTTGAAGGAATTTTGAGGCAGTGAAACTAATGTATATGAGAGCATGACACTGAATACATGTCACCACATACTTGTCAAAAGCCACAGAATGTCCAATACTGAGAGGATTCAGTAATGGGATACTGTGGGCTTGGCTGAAAATGAAGTGTCAATGCAGGTGCATCAGTTGTAGCAAGTGTAATATTCTGGTATGGGACTTTGATAAGATTGAGGCTGTGAATGTGTCAGGTAAGGAGGATAAGAGAAATTGCTGTATTGTCCActaaatttttctgtgaacctaaaaatattctacaaaataaagtCTATGATTAAAATAGAACAAATGCTACAAAACCCGTTCATTACCCTTGGCATAGGAGGCAGTATGAACATCCTGAGTGCCTCAGTTTGGCTTGATCTCTTCCCACCACAATTCCAATAGAAATGATACTGAGAGGATCTGGTGA
This genomic interval from Saimiri boliviensis isolate mSaiBol1 chromosome 14, mSaiBol1.pri, whole genome shotgun sequence contains the following:
- the LOC120362704 gene encoding vomeronasal type-1 receptor 4-like is translated as MFTRDLAIGMIFLSQTVFGILGNFSLLYHYLFLYFTGCRLRTSDFIVEHLIVGNILVIVSGGIPSIILSFGWIYVLNDGECKFTYYIHRVGRGVSIGSTCLLSVFQAITISPRNSKWAELKGKAPKYIGPAILLCWTLQILINIIFPLYVNGKLSNKNITNTQGLGYCSSIRQNHTTNFLFAALLSFPDMFCLGLMLCGSSSMILVLYRHKDRMRHIHRTHICPRSSPESRATKTILLLVSTFVCFYSLSCIFQIYLVLVNNSSWFLVNTAGIVAACFPVISPFLLLSRDSSAFTLCFAWIENTKAPNHTGNT